Below is a genomic region from Nitrospira lenta.
CTGCTGCCGATTCTCGTCTCGAAAGAGTCCGAACTGATCCCCGACGCCATCGTGCAGAGCTTGGGAGACTTTCCCTGTCCGACCTGTTCCTCCCGCCCGGCCTGCCAAAAAGATTACCTTGTGGCCTCCCGTCTGCGGCAGGAACAACAGCGTCACATCAAATCGATCCAGGCGCTGCGCGCCAGTTTATGGCATCGGTTTCAGGAACGGATCGACGTGCTCCAGAAATTCGGCTACCTGAGCCCCACTTCCCATTTGACCGACGACGGCGAATGGGCGCGGCTCATCCGCATCGATCACTCCCTGCTCATCACCGAATTGATCCGGGCCGAAGCCTTTGCGGGCGCCGACCCGGCCGTGCTCACCGGCGTAATGGCCAGCATCGCCCACGACGACGACCGGCCCGGGGCCTTCCCGCGGGTCAGCACCGGACTCAGCTCGTTGCTTGGGCAAGTGCGGAAATTGGCGGAAAGCCTCTCTCCCTATGAAGATCCCCCGTTGTTACGCGCGGATATTGCCGCCGTCGCCGAGCGCTGGGTATCCGACCCGAGTCTGACGTGGATCGGTCTCTGCCGCTCAACTACTATGGCGGAGGGTGACATCTATCGCCTGCTTGCTCGGACACTCGAATTCCTCTCGCAGTTGCACACCCTGCGCGCGACCCATCCCGGCCTGGCAGACTCGGCCTCCCGGGCTATCGCACTGATTCGCCGTGGTGTGCTGGAAGAGCTGCCGTGAACAAAAACTCAGCATCCAGTTCTCAGCCGACGGAGTGCGCATGACCACTGACGAACTCACACAACTCCTAGTTCAGCAACCGATTGCGGTCCTCCATAAATTATCGCGCGGCCGCGTGCACCGGCACTTTCGGGCAGGCAAGCGCCGCCTGATCGAACTGCTGCTGCAACACTCCTCCCAAAACCTCGCCGGCCTCGAATCCGATTTACAAGCTCTGATTAGTGAACGGGATGCGCAGCCGCAACTCGCACCGACGCCTGCCAGACAGACGCCGCCGCGGCACACCGCTCCTCCTCCAAACAGAAGGCCGCATCGGGCACATGAACCGGAATCCACCGACCCTGGAGTCTCCCTTGCAGCCTGGCTGGAAGGGCTCGGCGTGCCGAGTCCACAGCCCTTTGTTCCGGATCCCTGGCAGGAAGAGGCCTTGGCAGGACTGGCGGAAACAGATGTGGTCGTGAGCGTGCCGACCGGCAGTGGAAAAACCTACGTCGCCGTGGAAGCCGCGCGACGCGCGATGGATGAGAATCGGACGATCATCTACACCTCCCCGCTGAAGGCGCTCTCGAATACCAAGTTCACCGAATTCTCCAAGATCTTCGGGAGCGACCGCGTCGGGATTCTGACGGGAGACCGGCAGGATAACAGTCAGGCGCCTATTCTCATCATGACCACGGAAATTCTCCGCAATCTACTCTACGACGCCGCCAGCGGTGAAATCGATGTGCGCTTGGATACGCTTGGGCTGGTGATTTTAGACGAATCGCAATATCTGGCAGATCCGGAACGGGGCGTCGTGTGGGAAGAAACCATCATTTTCTGTCCCTCACAGGCGAAGCTGCTGTTGCTCTCCGCCTCCATCGGCAATCCCCAAGACATCGCCGACTGGCTCACGTCTATCCGGCCCTCTCCCTGCCGCCTCGTGCGCCACAGCAAGCGCACCGTTCCGCTGCGAGCAGGCTTTCTCCACCCTAACGGCAAGCTCACCCCGCTCTTCCGCACCGCCGGCATTCCCTACGGCCATCCGGGACAGCTCCACCCGGAAGCCAAACGGCTGTTCCTCCAATATGAAGAGGACACGCTGCCGTCCGGACGACCGCGCCGTTGACGATAGTTCTTTCTGTTGTGGATACGACTAGAAGGCCGCAGTAAGCCCGATCGTGGCCCCGTGGCGAATGGTCTGAAACTCGCGAAGCGGCGCGGATTCTGATGCCGATCCCACCGGGTGATTTTCCCACGTCCCGGTGAATGTCCGGTTCCACCAGACGCGATAGCCCATAGTCAGCGCGACATTTCTCGCGAGCATGAATTTCATCCCCGCGTCGGCATTCGCGCTCATTCCTAGCCCCCACATCGTAAAACTAGGGCGTTGAAGGTCGGCACGCAATTCATGCCGATCTTCGTTATACACAATGCTGATCGGACTCGCCGCGAGTTTTCCCTCAAGGCTAAACCACCGGGTCAGTCGATATTCCGTCTGAATGCCGGCACGGAACGGGGTAATCCAATGCGTGGTGTTGACGATCGCCAAGGCCCCTAGATTGCTCACGGTCCCGGCGGCGCTGCAGGTAAAGGCACCAGACGGGTTACAGACTTCTTGGCGAACACTGCGCGCCTCATACTTCGTTCTCCAATACTGAAACCCTCCGAATACATCCAGGTAGCCACGATTGCCGCTGAATTCGGCCACTCGCTGGCCGCCATCAAGGTTGAGATACCAGGTGCCATGTCCGGTCGTATCACTATTGGTTCGTGAATAGAGATGCTGGCCGCCCGTTGAAAGATAGTCATCGTCGGTCATTTTCCCGCGATCAAAATCGACGGAAAACCCCACGTCACCACGCAGAAACCAGCGGCGCGACAAATTGATCTTGGCCCCCAACTCCATAATCTGCGTATTGTTATCTTTGTACGTTAGCTTTGAGGTGGGATTCCCTAGCCGCGAATCCAGCCCAGAGGCATCGTGACTCCACTTCGTTTCGCCGTTCGTGAACATCCAGGATCTAAGTGACAGTTCGACGCGCTGCCGAGCGGCCTGCTCCACCTCTTCAGCCGAAGCGAATACCGGAACAGATAGGAGGCTCACCCCGATCAAAATCCCAAAGATTATGCCCTTGCGCATCGTACATTGACTCACCGTCTCATTCCTCCCCGCTGAATGACCACCGTATCCACACAGCGATCGACTGTCTCCGGCATGACCCGCTGACAAGCCGCCCGGATATCCGCCTCATTGTGCTGACGCTGGATCACGAAAGAGAACCACACCAGCCACGTACCGATGACGGCCGCCACAATCGTGCCGACAAGAAGCGCACCCCAGAGTCCCCAGGAGCTCCCATGAGACGAGCAGGCGCACCCGCCGTCGTGACCGAGTGGTTCTGTCTGCTGTGCGTGCATAGGGAGTCAAGCTCCAACGGAAATCTTCCAAATCATACCTGAGCACCTTGCAGCTGAATAGCGTTTTACTTTTATGCGCCAACATCCACTGCGCTGAGAAGAACTTTCTCTACGACTCCTGAGAGCAGCTGTCGATCTTGTACCTGGCGACACCACGCTTCCCATCTCCGATCCAGTACCCCGGCTCACGGCAATCCGAATCTACTCAACACGGCGCTTCATGACTTTCACCGCCCCATTTGTCGGTGAAGGCCGCTGCGTACAATCCTACAATCAGCAAGTCGTCTCGCAATCCAGCCGCGAGCCGCACATCCTTTTCACGAGCCATTTCGTAGGCATTTCACGAAATTTCCGCAGAAACTTCGCCTGAAGAGACGGCGGCACAGTCATTGCTCAAGCCACCTCCCGCAAGGGTTCTCTCTCGGTTGTTTGTCGGCGCTAAAAAGTGGATCACCCACCCTCTGATCACTGGCTCTGCTGACTGCACATCGCGAACGGCCCCATCCAATCGGAATTGTCGTTGCAATAACTCACTCTGGATCATGGTGTACCGAATGCCTGGAAATTTGTTTCGTGCGCTGTGCGCAGTCCTATTCGCAACGTGTTTTGCAACAACGCTGCACGCTCAAACCGGCCCGACCTCCGGTCCTTTGCGCATCCATCCGACCAACCCGCGATACTTCGCCGACGCAACCGGACGTCCCGTCTACTTGACCGGATCGCATATCTGGCACAATCTGCAAGACGGGAATGCAGCGGCTTTCAACTATTCCGCATACCTCGACCAGCTACAGGCCAACAATCATAACTTCATCCGCCTCTGGATCGCCGAATCTCCCCAGGCTGACATCGCCCTCATGCCGGCCCCTGGTTTTACTGGAAACACCCCCTGGTATCAGAAAGCCACCCCTCTACCCTACGCGCGAACAGGGCCGGGCACCGCGTCCGACGGACTCCCAAAATTCAACCTGGCGCAATTCAATCAAGCGTACTTCGATCGATTGCGCGCACGTGTGATAGCAGCCCGCGACCGAGGCATTTACGTCAGTATCATGCTGTTTAATTTCCGGGATGTCTGGAACGCGAATCCGGCCACGCCCGGCCGGAACGTGTGGCGCTACCATCCCTACAATATGAATAACAACGCCAATGGTATCAACGGAGATCCCAACGGCAACGGCAATGGTGAAGAAACGCATACCCTGCAGCTTGCCGCCGTGACACAGCTTCAAGACGCCTACGTCAGAAAGGTCATCGACACGGTCAACGATCTGAACAACGTCATTTTCGAAATCTCCAATGACGATCAACCGGGCGACCCAGCGTGGCAGGCATACGTGGCGGCACTGATCCGAACCTACGAGGCCGGGAAAGCTTCCCAACATGCCGTCGGCATGACCGGAACTCCGGGCGCCGGAAACGCCGCCCTCCTCAACGGTCCGGCGGACTGGGTCTCCTTCGCGGCGGGATCGTTCAACAACTCCGGCGACCCATTCATCAGCAGCCCTCCGGCTACCGACGGAACCAAAGTCAGCCTCCTCGATACAGACCATCTCGGTTACGCGCTCTTTCAAAACAATCCATCGGCGACAACCATGTGGGTATGGAAAAGCTTTCTCCGTGGGCACAACCCGATCCTGATGGAAGACTTACAGGGATCCGCCGGTTGGGTGGCGGGACGCTCCGCCATGGGACATACTCGCGCCTATGCGATCCGGATGGACCTGTCTCCCGTAGCCCCGCGAAGCGCGCTCTCGACCACCGGCTTCTGCCTCGCCAGCCCCGGTCGAGAGTACTTGGCCTACCAACCGGGATCCGGAAGCTTCTCCGTTGACCTCGTGTCAGGCACCTACACCTACGAATGGTTCAACCCGACCACCGGTACAGTCGCCGCCACAGGCACCGCCGGTGCTTCCGGAGGCCCTCAAGTCTTCACTCCGCCATTTAGCGGCCCGGCCGTGCTGTATCTCAAATCAAACACCACCCTCACTTCCACGGCCTCGGCCGATGCCACCGCCATGGGTCATTGGCCATTTGATGAAGGCGCCGGAACAATTGCCGGCGATAAAACCGGGAACGGACTCCATGGCACACTGGTCAACAGCCCTACCTGGAGCGCGGGCAAGACAGCGGGAGGACTCACATTCGACGGCACGAACGACTACCTGCAAATCTCGAATCCCGGCTCGCTCTCGCCGCAAAAACTCACCCTCTCCGTGTGGGCGAAACCATCAAGCTTTGCCAATCCCGATTGGAACTCCACGCTGGCGAACGTAGGCCTCCACGAATGGACGGATGGATATTATGGGTTGGCCATCGATACCGATGGAAAACCCCTTGCCCTCCTGAACATTGGGGGAGGAGAGCAAAACGCCTACTACATCGAAGGGGCTGCAATCAGCGTCGGGCAATGGCACCATTTTGCCCTCTCCTATGACAATGCCACGTTACGGCTGTACGTAGACGGAGTTGCAGCGGGCAGCCTATCAATTAACAGGATCAGGACGAGTAACGCCGCGCCGCTCCTCGTGGCCCGGCGGGGAGATGCCGGCTATCACTTCAAAGGCACGCTCGACGATATCCGCGTTTTCAGTCGTGCAATGACCGTAACGGACATCGGCGCCATCATGCAAGGCATCGCCACGACCTCGATACCATCATCCTCGATAGATACAGCCTTAACAACTGCCGGCACCACCACGACTGCCGGATCAACTACGTCGACCGCCACCGCATCTGGCACCGCGATCATCGGAACCACGACCTACCGGGCTTCGACGGACTTTTCCGGCGTCCAGGGACAACGGGGCTGGTGGTATCTCGATTCCACAGAAACACGCCTCACATTCAACACAGCGGCAAATTCGTGGCAAGGATCGGAGTCCTACCTCCAACTTACCGCCAATGACGGGCATCCGGGCGCCACACGTGACGCAGTCCGCCGCTGGGTCGCCCCCGGCGCCGGGACTGCGCAGATCTCCGGCACCGTCCGAGATCTCAATTCCGGTGGCGGCGGCGGCGTCACCGTCGCCATTCGCAAAGGCACCACCGTCCTCTGGCAACAATCCATCGCCAACGGCAACACCACCGGCGTCACCTTCAATGTCTCCACCACGCTCGCCGCCGGAGACGCCGTGGACTTTGTGATCAACCGCGGCGCCGACGGCTCTAACTCCTATGACACGACGGCCTTCGACCCCACCATTAGCTTCGCCTCCTCCACCACGACAACGTCTCCCACCACCCCACCGCCCACGGGCTCCTCGGCAGCTGGTACAACCTATCGAGCCTCAACGGATTATTCCGCCGTCCAGGGCCAACGCAACTGGTTCTATCTCGACTCTCTCAGCAACCGCATGACCTTTAATACCGCCGCCAATGTCTGGCAAGGCCCGGAACCGTACATGGTTCTGGGGAGCAACTACGGCCATCCAGGCACAACTCTCGACGCGGTCCGCCGCTGGGTCGCCCCCGGCGCCGGGACTGCGCAGATCTCCGGCACCGTCCGAGATCTCAATTCCGGTGGCGGCGGCGGCGTCACCGTCGCCATTCGCAAAGGCACCACCGTCCTCTGGCAACAATCCATCGCCAACGGCAACACCACCGGCGTCACCTTCAATGTCTCCACCACGCTCGCCGCCGGAGACGCCGTGGACTTTGTGATCAACCGCGGCGCCGACGGCTCTAACTCCTATGACACGACGGCCTTCGACCCCACCATTATCTTCGCCTCCACCACGACAACGTCTCCCACCACTCCGCCGCCCACGACCGGAACCGCAGCGGTCACACTCTCATGGAACAAAAATACCGAATCGGACTTGTCGTTTTATCGCGTGTACTATGGCACCAGTTCGAGAAATTATTCGAATTCGATGGGGGTAGGCACGGCGCTCTCTTCGACAATCAGCAATCTCACACCTGGCACGATCTACTACTTCGCTGTCACGGCCGTCGACACCAGTGGTAACGAAAGTGCTCCTTCGGGAGAGGTCGCGATCAGCCGATAGCCAATCCGATGCGGTCATTGCCGGACTCCTGGCAGCATACTCATCGGGCGCTGACTTGACCCACAGGAGCCCGGACATGTATAACCACGCCCTACCTCTTGCTGTCTGGGCCTTAGCGCTTCTTACTCAAGAGACCATGCGCCCGTAGCTCAATTGGATAGAGCATCTGACTACGGATCAGAAGGTTACAGGTTCAAGTCCTGTCGGGCG
It encodes:
- a CDS encoding DEAD/DEAH box helicase, whose translation is MTTDELTQLLVQQPIAVLHKLSRGRVHRHFRAGKRRLIELLLQHSSQNLAGLESDLQALISERDAQPQLAPTPARQTPPRHTAPPPNRRPHRAHEPESTDPGVSLAAWLEGLGVPSPQPFVPDPWQEEALAGLAETDVVVSVPTGSGKTYVAVEAARRAMDENRTIIYTSPLKALSNTKFTEFSKIFGSDRVGILTGDRQDNSQAPILIMTTEILRNLLYDAASGEIDVRLDTLGLVILDESQYLADPERGVVWEETIIFCPSQAKLLLLSASIGNPQDIADWLTSIRPSPCRLVRHSKRTVPLRAGFLHPNGKLTPLFRTAGIPYGHPGQLHPEAKRLFLQYEEDTLPSGRPRR
- a CDS encoding omptin family outer membrane protease → MSQCTMRKGIIFGILIGVSLLSVPVFASAEEVEQAARQRVELSLRSWMFTNGETKWSHDASGLDSRLGNPTSKLTYKDNNTQIMELGAKINLSRRWFLRGDVGFSVDFDRGKMTDDDYLSTGGQHLYSRTNSDTTGHGTWYLNLDGGQRVAEFSGNRGYLDVFGGFQYWRTKYEARSVRQEVCNPSGAFTCSAAGTVSNLGALAIVNTTHWITPFRAGIQTEYRLTRWFSLEGKLAASPISIVYNEDRHELRADLQRPSFTMWGLGMSANADAGMKFMLARNVALTMGYRVWWNRTFTGTWENHPVGSASESAPLREFQTIRHGATIGLTAAF
- a CDS encoding LamG-like jellyroll fold domain-containing protein, which encodes MPGNLFRALCAVLFATCFATTLHAQTGPTSGPLRIHPTNPRYFADATGRPVYLTGSHIWHNLQDGNAAAFNYSAYLDQLQANNHNFIRLWIAESPQADIALMPAPGFTGNTPWYQKATPLPYARTGPGTASDGLPKFNLAQFNQAYFDRLRARVIAARDRGIYVSIMLFNFRDVWNANPATPGRNVWRYHPYNMNNNANGINGDPNGNGNGEETHTLQLAAVTQLQDAYVRKVIDTVNDLNNVIFEISNDDQPGDPAWQAYVAALIRTYEAGKASQHAVGMTGTPGAGNAALLNGPADWVSFAAGSFNNSGDPFISSPPATDGTKVSLLDTDHLGYALFQNNPSATTMWVWKSFLRGHNPILMEDLQGSAGWVAGRSAMGHTRAYAIRMDLSPVAPRSALSTTGFCLASPGREYLAYQPGSGSFSVDLVSGTYTYEWFNPTTGTVAATGTAGASGGPQVFTPPFSGPAVLYLKSNTTLTSTASADATAMGHWPFDEGAGTIAGDKTGNGLHGTLVNSPTWSAGKTAGGLTFDGTNDYLQISNPGSLSPQKLTLSVWAKPSSFANPDWNSTLANVGLHEWTDGYYGLAIDTDGKPLALLNIGGGEQNAYYIEGAAISVGQWHHFALSYDNATLRLYVDGVAAGSLSINRIRTSNAAPLLVARRGDAGYHFKGTLDDIRVFSRAMTVTDIGAIMQGIATTSIPSSSIDTALTTAGTTTTAGSTTSTATASGTAIIGTTTYRASTDFSGVQGQRGWWYLDSTETRLTFNTAANSWQGSESYLQLTANDGHPGATRDAVRRWVAPGAGTAQISGTVRDLNSGGGGGVTVAIRKGTTVLWQQSIANGNTTGVTFNVSTTLAAGDAVDFVINRGADGSNSYDTTAFDPTISFASSTTTTSPTTPPPTGSSAAGTTYRASTDYSAVQGQRNWFYLDSLSNRMTFNTAANVWQGPEPYMVLGSNYGHPGTTLDAVRRWVAPGAGTAQISGTVRDLNSGGGGGVTVAIRKGTTVLWQQSIANGNTTGVTFNVSTTLAAGDAVDFVINRGADGSNSYDTTAFDPTIIFASTTTTSPTTPPPTTGTAAVTLSWNKNTESDLSFYRVYYGTSSRNYSNSMGVGTALSSTISNLTPGTIYYFAVTAVDTSGNESAPSGEVAISR